A window from Telopea speciosissima isolate NSW1024214 ecotype Mountain lineage chromosome 8, Tspe_v1, whole genome shotgun sequence encodes these proteins:
- the LOC122672224 gene encoding uncharacterized protein LOC122672224 produces MARWLLLLTEFDITYVNQIPIKGQAILDYLETYSTGVDSQPLEDSFLDEDLAYADEEDCWQLYFDGASNQRGYGAGILLIIPDDLYLPTAFQLEFPCTDKYEACAIGLEAAMALEIKKLRIYGDSSIMICQTQGKWKTKDEKLKPYQEHLENLIKSFNEITFEYLPRDNNRFTDALATLASMVECTPDTQVHPFLVDRRHGPAYEELVNALIADGRLWFAPIMTSSEKGNIF; encoded by the coding sequence ATGGCTAGATGGTTGTTGTTATTGACcgaatttgacataacatatgtcaaccagATACCCATAAAAGGACAAGCAATCTTGGACTATCTAGAAACATACTCAACTGGGGTAGATTCACAGCCGTTGGAAGACTCATTTCTAGATGAGGATTTGGCATATGCAGATGAAGAAGACTGttggcaattgtactttgatggtgcATCCAATCAAAGAGGATATGGGGCAGGAATATTGTTGATAATCCCAGATGATCTCTATCTGCCAACTGCATTCCAACTAGAATTCCCTTGCACTGACAAATATGAAGCATGTGCAATCGGTCTCGAAGCCGCCATGGCATTAGAGATCAAGAAGCTGAGAATCTATGGAGATTCATCGATCATGATTTGTCAAACTCAAGGTAAGTGGAAGACAAAGGATGAAAAGCTGAAGCCTTACCAAGAACATTTGGAGAACTTGATCAAGAGCTTCAATGAAATCACCTTTGAATATTTGCCGAGGGACAATAACAGATTCACTGACGCCCTAGCTACTTTGGcttcaatggttgaatgcaCCCCAGATACTCAAGTTCACCCATTTTTGGTAGATAGAAGGCATGGACCAGCATATGAAGAGTTAGTAAATGCACTGATAGCCGATGGAAGGTTATGGTTTGCACCCATCATGACTTCATCAGAGAAAGGAAATATCTTCTAA